A part of Triticum urartu cultivar G1812 unplaced genomic scaffold, Tu2.1 TuUngrouped_contig_4700, whole genome shotgun sequence genomic DNA contains:
- the LOC125528199 gene encoding nuclear poly(A) polymerase 4-like isoform X1, with amino-acid sequence MKFKLHGISINLLYANVSLAVVPSDLDISQNSVLSGVDEVNLRSLSECRVADQILDLVPNIENFRTTLRCVKHWAKRRGVCVNAPGYLREVDCPVMVACICLAYPNAAPSTLVTMLFSIFGEWYWPNPVMLCSIHEDRELGFPVWDARFNREDRTHIMPIITPAYPCRNSTVHVSATTLEVMKEQFQIGNEVCQEIEMKQADWADLFEPLGDPPSDETAVSC; translated from the exons ATGAAATTTAAGCTCCACGGAATATCAATTAACCTTCTTTATGCCAATGTTTCTCTTGCAGTAGTGCCATCG GATCTGGATATCTCTCAAAATTCAGTGCTTTCTGGAGTTGATGAAGTCAACCTTCGCAGTCTTAGCGAGTGCAGAGTGGCAGACCAAATTCTTGATCTTGTTCCAAATATCGAG AACTTCCGGACAACGTTAAGGTGTGTGAAGCACTGGGCGAAAAGAAGAGGTGTTTGCGTTAAC GCCCCTGGTTATCTCAGAGAGGTCGATTGCCCTGTGATGGTTGCGTGTATCTGCCTGGCCTACCCTAATGCTGCGCCAAGCACGCTGGTCACGATGCTCTTTAGCATCTTCGGCGAGTGGTACTGGCCGAACCCAGTGATGCTCTGTTCCATTCATGAAGATCGGGAACTTGGTTTTCCCGTGTGGGATGCACGCTTCAATCGTGAAGACCGGACGCATATCATGCCCATCATTACCCCGGCGTACCCGTGCAGAAACTCGACTGTGCACGTTTCGGCAACCACGCTGGAGGTCATGAAGGAGCAGTTCCAGATTGGGAATGAAGTCTGCCAG GAAATCGAGATGAAGCAGGCTGATTGGGCTGACCTTTTTGAGCCGCTCGGTGATCCCCCCAGCGACGAAACTGCCGTTTCGTGCTGA
- the LOC125528199 gene encoding nuclear poly(A) polymerase 4-like isoform X2: MTSSAPTSFPKRKLGVTPAGSFDGPLEADLHSTQELEQLLAELGLYKSKEETARQEEVLRKLDKIVKEWVKELAIQRGQVNTNVGLFTFGSYHLGVDEPGADIDTLCVGPKYVNCEDFFTILCGILAQME; the protein is encoded by the exons ATGACGAGCTCTGCCCCAACGAGCTTCCCCAAGAGGAAGCTGGGGGTGACGCCCGCGGGGTCCTTTGACGGGCCGCTTGAGGCTGACCTCCACAGCACGCAGGAATTGGAGCAG CTTTTGGCCGAGCTGGGTTTGTACAAGAGCAAGGAGGAGACCGCTAGGCAAGAAGAGGTGCTGAGGAAGCTTGACAAG aTTGTGAAAGAGTGGGTGAAGGAGTTGGCTATTCAGAGAGGCCAAGTCAACACAAATGTCGGGCTTTTCACCTTCGGGTCATACCATCTAGGG GTTGATGAACCTGGGGCTGACATCGATACTTTATGTGTTGGACCAAAGTATGTGAACTGTGAG GATTTTTTTACTATACTATGTGGCATACTGGCACAAATGGAATAA